The proteins below come from a single Synechococcus sp. WH 8101 genomic window:
- a CDS encoding BamA/TamA family outer membrane protein, which produces MVNFSSSRTTDAVRRGALGLALALPLMASPALRAQENPPEQQQDQPQTETVEVEVEQVDVEKIEVEEVLPTQQDASGEEPAQQPAAEQQLPSEQQPAVQEPLEQSPAQPRVLISEVVIEGIAGHPEQERLELAAYDAMTVRPGSRVTRDQLKTDLDAIYATGWFSDVRIEPINGPLGVQLLVKVVPNPVLTQVELEPDDTKMPPEVVEQTFSSDYGRTLNLNELQLRMKELQGWYAKEGYSLARVSGPSRVSPEGVVQLKVVIGTVAGVEVQFLNKEGESTNDKGEPIKGKTKPWVVTREISIKPGEPFNRNQLEGDIKRLYSTSLFSDVKVTLKPVAGEPGTVNIILGIVEQSTGSLSGGLGYSQSQGVFGQVQLQDSNLFGRAWNLALNLTYGQYGGLANFTFTDPWIKGDKWRTSFRTSLFLSREVPQVFQSQNNGSIVTVDDYVNNNSTYAYEINTDNNPAGRKFDNVANADKQFPEYSWFDFEGDSVALQRVGGNIVFARPLNGGDPYKIVPWNVLAGLNIQNVRPINFAGDSRPYGVPNENIKNDRIPNDEIICIAYSSNSSDCATENNLASVRFAATYNKLNDPRNPTSGNFLSLGTEQFVSVGANSPTFNRLRASYTQFFPVNWLKIAKGCRPKPGEKANCPQAIGIQLKAGTVIGQLPPYEAFCLGGSNSVRGWYDCDLGVGRSFGEATIEYRFPIISIFAGELFVDAGMSFGSQANVPGKPGELLDKPGSGFSVGTGVIVTTPVGPLRLEVASQDFTGDWRFNLGVGWKF; this is translated from the coding sequence ATGGTCAATTTCTCCTCAAGCCGGACCACGGACGCCGTTCGGCGGGGAGCTCTGGGTCTTGCTCTGGCTCTACCCCTGATGGCCAGCCCAGCGCTGAGAGCCCAGGAGAATCCACCGGAGCAGCAGCAAGACCAGCCTCAGACCGAGACGGTGGAGGTTGAGGTAGAGCAGGTGGACGTGGAAAAAATTGAGGTGGAGGAGGTCCTCCCCACGCAGCAGGACGCCTCAGGCGAGGAGCCAGCCCAGCAGCCTGCAGCCGAGCAGCAGCTTCCCTCTGAGCAACAGCCTGCGGTGCAGGAGCCCCTGGAGCAGTCGCCGGCCCAACCTCGGGTGCTGATCAGTGAGGTGGTGATCGAGGGCATTGCCGGTCATCCGGAACAGGAGCGCCTTGAGCTGGCGGCCTACGACGCGATGACGGTGCGTCCGGGCAGTCGCGTCACCCGTGACCAGCTCAAAACCGATCTGGATGCGATCTATGCGACCGGCTGGTTTTCCGATGTGCGGATCGAGCCGATCAATGGCCCCCTTGGCGTGCAGCTGTTGGTGAAAGTGGTGCCCAACCCGGTGCTCACCCAGGTTGAGCTTGAACCCGACGACACCAAGATGCCGCCGGAAGTCGTTGAACAGACGTTCAGTTCCGACTACGGCCGCACACTCAACCTGAATGAGCTCCAGCTACGGATGAAGGAGCTCCAGGGTTGGTATGCCAAAGAGGGTTACTCGCTGGCACGGGTCTCCGGCCCCAGTCGGGTCAGCCCGGAGGGTGTGGTGCAGCTCAAGGTAGTGATCGGCACCGTGGCCGGCGTCGAGGTGCAGTTCTTGAATAAAGAGGGCGAGAGCACCAACGACAAGGGTGAGCCGATCAAGGGCAAAACCAAGCCCTGGGTGGTGACACGGGAAATCTCGATCAAGCCCGGTGAACCGTTCAACCGCAATCAGTTGGAAGGTGACATCAAACGCCTCTACAGCACCTCCCTCTTCAGCGATGTGAAGGTGACCCTGAAGCCGGTGGCCGGTGAGCCTGGCACCGTCAACATCATTCTCGGCATCGTGGAGCAATCCACGGGCTCCCTCTCCGGTGGTCTTGGTTACAGCCAGAGTCAGGGTGTGTTCGGCCAGGTGCAGCTCCAGGACAGCAACCTGTTTGGGCGCGCCTGGAATCTGGCGCTCAACCTCACCTATGGCCAGTACGGCGGCCTGGCGAACTTCACCTTCACCGATCCCTGGATCAAAGGGGATAAGTGGCGAACCTCCTTCCGCACTTCGCTGTTCCTGAGCCGGGAAGTCCCCCAGGTTTTCCAGAGCCAGAACAATGGCAGCATCGTCACGGTGGATGACTACGTCAATAACAACTCCACCTACGCTTACGAGATCAACACCGACAACAATCCAGCTGGGCGAAAGTTTGACAATGTTGCTAACGCCGACAAGCAATTCCCTGAGTACAGTTGGTTTGACTTTGAAGGTGATTCTGTCGCGCTCCAGCGGGTTGGCGGCAATATTGTGTTTGCTCGACCGCTCAACGGCGGTGATCCCTACAAGATTGTTCCCTGGAATGTTCTGGCTGGATTGAACATCCAGAATGTGCGTCCGATCAATTTCGCCGGGGATTCGCGTCCTTATGGTGTTCCCAATGAAAATATCAAAAACGATCGGATTCCCAATGATGAAATTATCTGTATCGCTTACAGCAGCAATTCCTCTGACTGCGCCACGGAGAACAATCTGGCCAGCGTGCGCTTCGCCGCCACTTACAACAAGCTGAACGATCCACGCAATCCCACGTCAGGTAATTTCCTCAGCCTGGGAACCGAACAATTTGTTTCTGTGGGGGCCAATTCTCCCACCTTCAACCGGTTAAGGGCCAGTTACACCCAGTTTTTCCCTGTGAACTGGCTCAAGATCGCCAAGGGCTGTCGGCCCAAGCCCGGCGAGAAGGCCAATTGCCCCCAGGCGATCGGCATCCAGCTGAAGGCGGGCACCGTGATCGGCCAGCTTCCCCCCTACGAAGCCTTCTGTCTGGGCGGTTCCAACTCCGTGCGCGGTTGGTATGACTGCGATCTGGGTGTGGGCCGCAGCTTCGGTGAGGCCACGATCGAATACCGCTTCCCGATCATCAGCATCTTTGCAGGTGAACTCTTTGTGGATGCCGGCATGTCCTTCGGATCCCAGGCGAATGTTCCCGGAAAGCCTGGTGAGCTCCTCGATAAGCCGGGATCGGGCTTCTCCGTCGGTACCGGTGTGATCGTCACCACCCCGGTCGGCCCTCTGCGCCTGGAGGTGGCCAGCCAGGACTTCACCGGTGACTGGCGTTTCAACCTGGGTGTGGGCTGGAAATTCTAA
- the purC gene encoding phosphoribosylaminoimidazolesuccinocarboxamide synthase: MSVSPGPLLYEGKAKRVYASPLDDTVLVEFKNDATAFNALKREQLDDKGRLNCQISARLFELLERAGIPTHYQGLAGDTWMAVQRVQVIPLEVVLRNVATGSLCKQTPIKAGTALEPALLDLYYKDDGLGDPLLTESRLELLQLVSRERRLEMETLARRVNAVLVPFFRDLELQLVDFKLELGCNRSGELLVADEISPDTCRLWDLGTLDPQDRILDKDRFRQDLGGLIEAYGEVYKRVQGCCPNPRNYR; this comes from the coding sequence ATGAGCGTTTCCCCCGGTCCCCTGCTCTACGAGGGGAAGGCCAAGCGTGTGTATGCCTCCCCGCTGGACGACACCGTGCTGGTGGAATTCAAAAATGACGCCACAGCCTTCAACGCCTTGAAACGTGAGCAGCTGGACGACAAAGGGCGGTTGAACTGTCAGATCTCGGCTCGGTTGTTTGAGCTTCTGGAACGTGCCGGAATTCCGACGCACTATCAGGGATTGGCCGGCGACACCTGGATGGCGGTGCAGCGGGTGCAGGTCATTCCCCTGGAGGTGGTGCTGCGCAACGTGGCCACAGGTTCGCTCTGCAAACAGACTCCGATCAAGGCGGGGACGGCGTTGGAGCCAGCCCTGCTCGACCTGTATTACAAGGACGATGGCCTCGGAGATCCTCTGCTGACGGAGTCCCGGCTCGAGCTGCTGCAGCTGGTGAGCCGGGAGCGACGTCTGGAGATGGAAACCCTGGCGCGGCGCGTGAACGCCGTGTTGGTGCCCTTCTTTCGGGATCTGGAGCTCCAACTGGTGGATTTCAAGCTGGAGCTGGGGTGCAATCGCAGCGGCGAACTGTTGGTGGCCGATGAGATCAGCCCGGACACCTGCCGGCTCTGGGACCTGGGCACCCTGGATCCACAGGACCGCATCCTCGACAAGGATCGCTTTCGCCAGGATCTCGGTGGGCTGATCGAGGCCTACGGGGAGGTCTACAAACGGGTCCAAGGGTGCTGCCCCAACCCCCGCAACTACAGGTAA
- the purD gene encoding phosphoribosylamine--glycine ligase, with protein sequence MALSPSRPQPLPSLARLLVVGNGGREQALCWALERCPGVDKVWISPGNGGSFGERLDTAASDAEGLLSLCQQHRIDLVVIGPEAPLAAGLADTLRAAGLAVFGPGADGAQLEASKAWAKQLMLEAGIPTAGHWTVTSAEEGLALVAQLRRPLVVKADGLAAGKGVTVAESIAATEEAIRDAFNGRFGSAGERLVLEERLEGPEVSVFALCDGERLVLLPPAQDHKRLLDGDQGPNTGGMGAYAPAPLLETTGLDQVRRQILEPTVAALQARGIAYRGVLYAGLMLTADGPRVIEFNCRFGDPECQTLMPLMGPELAQVLQACALGRLDLAPTLTVHQGCSVGVVAAAAGYPEQPRQGDVIEGDLASSDQRQLFHAGTRLAADGQLLTAGGRVLTMTAQADDFDAAFSAVYRALEQVRFEGMQLRQDIGHQVRQA encoded by the coding sequence ATGGCCCTCTCACCATCCCGTCCCCAGCCCCTGCCATCGCTGGCGCGGTTGCTTGTCGTGGGCAATGGAGGCCGCGAACAGGCTCTCTGCTGGGCGCTCGAACGCTGCCCTGGAGTGGACAAGGTCTGGATCAGTCCGGGCAATGGCGGATCTTTCGGCGAGCGCCTGGACACGGCGGCCAGCGATGCCGAAGGTCTGCTGTCGCTGTGCCAGCAGCATCGGATCGATCTGGTGGTGATCGGCCCCGAGGCGCCTCTGGCGGCCGGCCTGGCCGACACGCTGCGGGCCGCGGGGCTGGCGGTGTTCGGACCAGGAGCTGATGGTGCCCAGCTGGAGGCCAGCAAAGCCTGGGCGAAGCAGCTGATGCTTGAGGCCGGCATTCCCACCGCCGGACACTGGACCGTCACCAGTGCTGAGGAGGGTCTGGCACTGGTGGCGCAGCTACGGCGCCCCCTCGTGGTGAAAGCCGATGGTCTCGCCGCCGGCAAAGGGGTGACAGTGGCGGAGTCGATCGCGGCCACGGAGGAGGCGATCCGGGATGCCTTCAATGGTCGCTTTGGCTCCGCCGGCGAACGCCTGGTGTTGGAAGAAAGACTGGAGGGGCCAGAGGTGTCTGTGTTCGCCCTCTGTGATGGCGAACGGCTCGTGCTTCTGCCGCCTGCCCAGGACCACAAACGCCTGCTGGATGGCGATCAGGGGCCGAACACCGGTGGGATGGGGGCCTACGCCCCAGCGCCACTGCTGGAGACCACTGGCCTGGACCAGGTGCGTCGCCAGATTCTGGAGCCCACGGTCGCGGCCCTACAGGCCCGGGGCATCGCCTATCGCGGTGTCCTTTACGCCGGGCTCATGCTCACGGCCGACGGCCCGCGCGTGATCGAATTCAACTGCCGCTTCGGCGATCCCGAATGTCAGACCCTGATGCCGCTGATGGGGCCTGAACTGGCGCAGGTGCTGCAGGCCTGTGCCCTGGGACGGCTGGATCTCGCCCCGACCTTGACGGTGCACCAAGGCTGCAGTGTTGGCGTGGTGGCGGCAGCGGCGGGCTATCCGGAACAGCCGCGCCAGGGCGATGTGATTGAGGGGGACCTGGCTTCGTCAGACCAGCGGCAACTGTTCCATGCGGGCACGCGCTTAGCCGCCGATGGTCAACTCCTGACCGCAGGCGGACGGGTCCTGACGATGACGGCGCAGGCTGACGACTTTGATGCGGCCTTCTCCGCCGTGTACCGCGCCCTGGAGCAGGTGCGCTTCGAGGGCATGCAACTGCGTCAGGACATCGGTCATCAGGTGCGGCAGGCCTAG
- a CDS encoding ATP-binding protein: protein MASSASAASATGSPAASTATSWWGKVRLWWAEFSLQTKLLSVATLVVSLMMTGITFFALNGIQRDAVMNDTRYARDLGLLLAGNVSELVAEGRDRELANVTESFWRSSRSLRYIFFADPEGIVYLGIPISGSGQETPNDLQLSRRLELPAGLRNRPQNPLVRQHLTPQGQVTDVFVPLVRDGRYLGILALGVNPNETALASAALTREVTVAVFISIWVLVILGAVFNALTITRPVKELLRGVRSIASGDFEARIALPVSGELGELLDGFNAMAAQLQAYDAANIEELTAAQVKQASLIATMADGAVLLDAEGRIVLANPTARRLFRWEGRNLESQELLDELPHLLAIELHAPLDALLNGISDSEDLRCSIDDPSRTLRIVLQSVRDASGESLKGIAVTIQDLTREVELNAAQSRFISNVSHELRTPLFNIKSYVETLHDMGDQLSEEETKEFLGVANAETDRLTRLVNDVLDLSRLESNRPVQFEAMALTPALEQTLRNYKLNADDKQVSLRLDVPVELPEILGNWDLLLQVLDNLVGNALKFSRQGGVLMLRAYTWPDSCWMPAARQEESAPHCDLISPLPRVRIEVADTGFGISEADQQRIFDRFYRVENAVHTEVGTGLGLSIVRGIVEKHGSTIHMASEPEVGTTFWFDLALAQSDQDELQLQSDRRKRQELELLEQELSG from the coding sequence ATGGCCAGCAGCGCATCAGCAGCATCCGCAACCGGCTCCCCCGCCGCATCCACCGCAACGAGCTGGTGGGGGAAGGTGCGGCTGTGGTGGGCCGAATTCAGTCTTCAAACGAAGCTGCTGTCGGTGGCGACGCTGGTGGTGAGCCTGATGATGACAGGCATCACCTTCTTCGCCCTCAACGGCATCCAGCGCGACGCCGTCATGAATGACACGCGTTACGCCAGGGATCTGGGTCTGCTCCTGGCCGGGAACGTGAGCGAATTGGTGGCGGAGGGCCGCGACCGCGAACTGGCCAATGTCACCGAATCCTTCTGGCGATCAAGCCGCAGCCTGCGTTACATCTTCTTCGCCGACCCCGAGGGCATCGTGTATCTGGGAATTCCGATCAGCGGCAGCGGTCAGGAAACGCCCAATGACCTGCAGCTGAGTCGACGGCTTGAGCTACCGGCGGGTCTGCGCAACCGACCCCAGAACCCTCTGGTGCGTCAGCACCTCACCCCCCAGGGTCAGGTCACCGATGTGTTCGTGCCTCTGGTGCGCGATGGGCGTTACCTGGGCATCCTCGCCCTGGGGGTGAATCCCAACGAAACCGCTCTCGCCAGCGCCGCCCTCACCCGCGAGGTGACGGTGGCGGTGTTCATCTCGATCTGGGTGCTGGTAATCCTTGGGGCTGTGTTCAACGCCCTCACGATCACCCGACCGGTGAAGGAACTGCTGCGGGGCGTCCGCTCGATCGCCTCCGGTGATTTCGAGGCACGGATTGCCCTGCCAGTCAGTGGAGAACTGGGGGAACTACTGGATGGCTTCAATGCCATGGCCGCCCAGCTGCAGGCCTACGACGCCGCCAACATCGAGGAGCTCACCGCCGCCCAGGTGAAGCAAGCGTCCCTGATCGCCACGATGGCCGATGGCGCTGTGCTGCTCGATGCCGAAGGACGGATCGTGCTGGCGAATCCCACCGCCCGCCGGCTGTTTCGCTGGGAGGGGCGCAACCTTGAAAGTCAGGAGCTGCTCGATGAACTGCCCCACCTTCTGGCGATCGAACTGCATGCTCCCCTCGATGCTCTCTTGAACGGCATCAGCGACAGCGAAGACCTCCGCTGCAGCATCGACGATCCATCCCGAACCCTACGGATCGTGCTGCAGTCGGTGCGCGATGCCAGCGGCGAAAGCCTGAAGGGAATCGCGGTCACCATTCAGGACCTGACCAGAGAAGTGGAACTGAACGCAGCCCAGAGCCGGTTCATCAGCAACGTGTCCCATGAACTGCGCACACCGCTGTTCAACATCAAGAGCTACGTGGAAACGCTCCACGACATGGGCGACCAGCTCAGCGAGGAGGAAACCAAGGAGTTTCTGGGTGTCGCCAACGCCGAGACCGATCGGCTCACACGACTGGTGAACGATGTGCTCGACCTCTCGCGCCTGGAGTCGAACCGACCGGTGCAGTTCGAAGCCATGGCGCTGACACCGGCCCTGGAGCAGACCCTGAGGAACTACAAGCTCAATGCCGACGACAAGCAGGTGAGCCTGAGGCTGGATGTGCCTGTCGAACTGCCGGAGATCCTTGGCAACTGGGATCTGCTGCTTCAGGTGCTCGACAACCTGGTGGGCAACGCCCTGAAGTTCAGCCGCCAGGGAGGTGTGCTGATGCTGCGCGCCTACACCTGGCCCGACAGCTGTTGGATGCCAGCAGCACGGCAAGAGGAGAGCGCTCCCCATTGCGACCTGATCTCACCCCTGCCCAGGGTGCGCATCGAAGTGGCCGATACCGGCTTCGGCATCAGCGAAGCGGATCAACAACGCATTTTCGATCGTTTCTATCGCGTCGAGAATGCCGTGCACACCGAGGTAGGAACGGGCCTGGGGCTCTCCATCGTGCGAGGCATCGTCGAAAAGCATGGCAGCACAATCCACATGGCCAGCGAACCAGAGGTTGGCACCACCTTCTGGTTCGATCTGGCCCTGGCCCAATCGGATCAGGATGAACTGCAGCTTCAGTCGGACCGACGCAAACGGCAAGAACTGGAACTGTTGGAACAGGAGCTGAGCGGTTGA
- the kaiC gene encoding circadian clock protein KaiC, with the protein MQISSSSSSPQMQVQKLPTGIEGFDDVCQGGLPIGRSTLISGTSGTGKTVFSLHFLHNGIAHFDEPGIFVTFEESPLDILRNAASFGWNLQEMVEQDKLFILDASPDPDGQDVAGSFDLSGLIERIHYAIRKYKAKRVAIDSITAVFQQYDAVFVVRREIFRLIARLKEIGVTTVMTTERIDEYGPIARYGVEEFVSDNVVILRNVLEGERRRRTVEILKLRGTTHMKGEFPFTMGAHGISIFPLGAMRLTQRSSNVRLSSGVPRLDEMCGGGFFKDSIILATGATGTGKTLLVSKFVEDACRSKERAILFAYEESRAQLLRNATSWGIDFEQMEQDGLLKIICAYPESTGLEDHLQIIKTEISQFKPSRMAIDSLSALARGVSHNAFRQFVIGVTGYAKQEEIAGFFTNTSEEFMGSHSITDSHISTITDTILLLQYVEIRGEMARALNVFKMRGSWHDKGIREFVITGNGPQIKDSFSNFERIISGVPHRVTTDERSELSRIVRGVTADD; encoded by the coding sequence ATGCAGATCTCCAGCTCCAGCAGCTCACCCCAGATGCAGGTGCAGAAGCTCCCCACCGGGATCGAGGGCTTCGATGATGTGTGCCAGGGCGGTCTGCCAATCGGGCGCAGCACCCTGATCAGCGGCACCTCCGGCACCGGTAAAACGGTGTTCTCGCTGCATTTCCTCCATAACGGCATTGCCCACTTCGACGAGCCGGGCATCTTCGTCACCTTTGAGGAGTCTCCACTCGACATCCTTCGCAATGCCGCCAGCTTCGGTTGGAATCTCCAGGAGATGGTTGAGCAGGACAAGCTCTTCATTCTTGATGCCTCCCCCGACCCCGACGGCCAGGATGTGGCGGGCAGTTTTGATCTGTCGGGTCTGATCGAGCGCATCCACTACGCCATTCGCAAATACAAGGCCAAACGGGTGGCGATCGATTCGATCACCGCGGTGTTCCAGCAATACGACGCTGTTTTTGTGGTGCGTCGCGAGATTTTCCGTCTGATCGCCAGGTTGAAGGAGATCGGTGTCACGACCGTGATGACCACCGAGAGAATCGATGAATATGGCCCGATCGCACGTTACGGCGTGGAGGAATTCGTTTCCGACAATGTGGTGATTCTCCGCAATGTTCTAGAAGGCGAGCGCCGACGCCGCACCGTTGAGATCCTTAAACTCCGTGGCACGACCCACATGAAGGGAGAGTTCCCCTTCACCATGGGGGCCCATGGCATCAGTATCTTCCCGCTTGGTGCCATGCGTCTCACCCAGCGCTCCTCGAATGTGCGCCTCAGTTCGGGAGTGCCCCGCCTCGATGAGATGTGCGGTGGTGGTTTCTTCAAGGATTCGATCATCCTGGCCACCGGTGCCACCGGGACCGGTAAAACCCTTCTGGTGTCGAAGTTCGTTGAGGATGCCTGCCGCAGCAAGGAGCGAGCCATTCTGTTCGCCTACGAGGAATCACGCGCCCAGCTCCTGCGGAATGCCACCAGCTGGGGAATCGATTTCGAGCAGATGGAGCAGGATGGCTTGCTCAAGATCATCTGTGCCTATCCGGAGTCGACAGGCCTGGAGGATCACCTTCAGATCATCAAAACGGAAATCAGCCAGTTCAAGCCGTCGCGGATGGCGATTGATTCCCTGTCTGCCCTGGCCAGGGGCGTGAGCCACAATGCCTTCCGCCAGTTTGTGATCGGTGTCACCGGTTATGCGAAGCAGGAAGAGATCGCCGGCTTCTTCACCAACACCTCCGAGGAATTCATGGGGAGCCATTCGATCACCGATTCCCATATTTCCACCATCACCGACACGATCCTGCTGCTGCAATACGTGGAGATTCGCGGTGAGATGGCCCGGGCCCTGAATGTCTTTAAGATGCGCGGTTCCTGGCACGACAAAGGCATCCGTGAATTCGTGATCACGGGCAATGGCCCCCAGATCAAGGATTCGTTCTCCAATTTCGAGCGAATCATTTCCGGTGTGCCTCACCGGGTCACCACAGATGAACGCAGTGAGCTCTCCCGGATCGTGCGCGGGGTCACCGCTGACGACTGA
- the kaiB gene encoding circadian clock protein KaiB: protein MSARKTNILKLYVAGNTPNSMRALKTLRNILETEFRGVYALKVIDVLKNPQLAEEDKILATPTLSKILPPPVRRIIGDLSDRERVLIGLDLLYDELSDSGLTSSLMDALEDADTDGTDS from the coding sequence ATGAGTGCTCGCAAGACCAACATCCTCAAGCTCTACGTCGCTGGGAACACTCCAAACTCGATGCGCGCGCTCAAGACGCTGCGCAACATCCTCGAGACCGAGTTCCGAGGGGTTTACGCCCTCAAGGTGATCGATGTGCTCAAAAACCCCCAGCTGGCTGAGGAGGACAAGATCCTGGCCACGCCAACCCTGTCGAAGATCCTGCCGCCGCCGGTGCGACGGATCATCGGAGACCTCTCCGATCGGGAGCGGGTGCTGATCGGACTCGATCTGCTCTACGACGAACTCTCCGACAGCGGTCTGACCTCTTCGCTGATGGATGCGTTGGAGGACGCCGACACAGACGGCACAGATTCTTAA
- a CDS encoding circadian clock protein KaiA has product MTGPALTIALLLRTSPLIETCRQWLSGNRYTPVDLGLSGDATDLRQVLEGQREAVDAVVIEQSLLTAEVRQSLLEAGLLFPAVVVGEVMGHVDYHPEEVHLPVDQLEQLGYNVDAAISRFLRHGQREDRPMGGTAVDVEGGAAVEASAWRLTSRLQERLGYLGVFYKRDPSRFLAHLAPDEQAELLKSLQRTYRDLLLSYFRDPAAANQALESFVNTAFFADLPITRAVEIHMNLIDDFWKQLRLEGHKNDFLQDYRLALLDVMAHLCEMYRRSIPPDVSLSSSVASQPAGSPSVTNQEMSS; this is encoded by the coding sequence ATGACCGGCCCGGCCCTCACCATCGCCCTGCTGCTGAGGACGTCGCCATTGATCGAGACCTGTCGGCAGTGGTTGTCTGGTAACCGTTACACCCCGGTGGATCTGGGGCTGAGTGGTGATGCCACGGATTTGCGCCAGGTCCTGGAGGGGCAGAGGGAGGCGGTGGATGCGGTGGTGATCGAGCAGTCCCTGCTCACGGCCGAGGTGCGCCAATCGCTTCTGGAGGCTGGTCTGCTGTTCCCAGCCGTTGTAGTGGGGGAGGTGATGGGCCATGTGGATTACCACCCGGAGGAAGTGCATCTGCCGGTGGATCAGCTCGAGCAGCTTGGTTACAACGTGGATGCGGCCATCTCCCGCTTCCTGCGGCATGGGCAGCGGGAAGACCGCCCCATGGGAGGCACAGCGGTTGATGTGGAGGGGGGGGCGGCGGTCGAGGCGAGTGCCTGGCGGCTCACCAGTCGGCTGCAGGAACGGCTCGGCTACCTCGGGGTCTTCTACAAGCGCGATCCCTCCCGCTTTCTCGCTCATCTCGCTCCCGATGAGCAGGCCGAGTTGCTCAAGTCGTTGCAGCGCACCTACCGGGATCTTCTGCTGAGCTACTTCCGGGACCCGGCGGCTGCCAACCAGGCACTCGAAAGCTTTGTGAACACCGCGTTCTTCGCTGATCTGCCGATCACCCGCGCCGTGGAGATTCACATGAATCTCATTGACGACTTCTGGAAGCAGCTCAGACTTGAAGGGCACAAGAACGATTTCCTGCAGGACTACCGCCTGGCCCTGCTGGATGTGATGGCACATCTCTGTGAGATGTATCGACGTTCGATTCCGCCGGATGTGTCCCTGTCCTCCTCGGTTGCTTCCCAGCCCGCCGGGTCGCCTTCCGTTACCAATCAGGAGATGTCCTCATGA
- the rplU gene encoding 50S ribosomal protein L21 — protein MADPNPETYAIVEASGQQFWLQPNRYYDLDRLQAAVDETVTLDNVLLVKDSKGTTVGQPYVKDASVSLKVMDHRRGPKVIVYKMRPKKKTRRKNGHRQELTRVMVESISVGGKAIS, from the coding sequence ATGGCAGACCCAAATCCCGAGACCTACGCCATCGTTGAGGCTTCCGGCCAGCAATTCTGGCTTCAACCCAACCGCTATTACGACCTGGATCGGCTCCAGGCTGCGGTCGATGAGACCGTGACACTGGACAACGTGCTTCTCGTGAAGGATTCCAAGGGCACCACCGTGGGCCAGCCCTACGTGAAAGATGCCAGCGTCTCCTTGAAGGTGATGGATCATCGCCGCGGCCCCAAGGTGATCGTCTACAAAATGCGCCCGAAGAAGAAGACCCGGCGCAAGAATGGCCACAGACAGGAGCTCACCCGTGTCATGGTTGAGTCCATCTCCGTGGGCGGCAAGGCCATCAGCTGA
- the rpmA gene encoding 50S ribosomal protein L27 yields the protein MAHKKGTGSTRNGRDSNAKRLGVKAYGGETVTAGSILIRQRGTSVLPGLNVGQGKDDTLFALTDGVVTFETIRRGLRNRKRISVATAS from the coding sequence ATGGCTCATAAGAAAGGCACAGGCTCCACACGCAACGGCCGCGATTCCAACGCCAAACGTCTCGGTGTGAAGGCCTACGGCGGCGAAACGGTCACCGCAGGCTCCATTCTGATCCGTCAGCGCGGCACCTCGGTGCTTCCCGGTCTCAACGTGGGCCAGGGCAAGGACGACACTCTCTTCGCCCTCACTGATGGTGTGGTGACCTTCGAAACCATCCGTCGCGGCCTGCGGAATCGCAAGCGCATCAGCGTGGCGACCGCCAGCTGA
- a CDS encoding DUF2127 domain-containing protein, translating into MPRHSGSSRLLLRLIVIKKVVLALALLLVSLAALVGSRQFDQLSHWADVWGQANRELLVQAADRAELLGPSRLGRLAVLSGVYAALILLAAWATWVGRHWGEWLLVAVFVMALPLEVGHLLHEQSPRTVLVLGLTVLGLVLTLRQATGGFSWRSPR; encoded by the coding sequence ATGCCCCGGCATTCCGGTTCCAGTCGGCTCCTGTTGCGCCTGATTGTGATCAAGAAGGTGGTTCTGGCGCTGGCCTTGCTGCTGGTGAGTCTGGCGGCCCTGGTGGGGAGTCGCCAGTTTGATCAGCTCTCTCACTGGGCTGATGTCTGGGGACAGGCCAACCGTGAGTTGTTGGTGCAGGCTGCCGATCGTGCCGAGTTGCTCGGGCCGAGCCGTCTGGGGAGGCTGGCCGTGCTCAGTGGCGTGTATGCCGCCCTGATCCTCTTGGCGGCCTGGGCGACCTGGGTGGGGCGGCATTGGGGGGAATGGCTGCTGGTGGCGGTCTTCGTGATGGCTCTCCCGCTGGAGGTTGGCCATCTCCTCCATGAACAAAGCCCCAGAACCGTGTTGGTCCTGGGGCTCACCGTGTTGGGTTTGGTGCTGACGTTGCGTCAGGCCACCGGCGGTTTCAGCTGGCGGTCGCCACGCTGA